The following coding sequences lie in one Thalassoglobus polymorphus genomic window:
- the rho gene encoding transcription termination factor Rho: protein MPPKSTSSSETPSKPKRKTTRKKAVSSSATKTSKPRKKAAKKKKVVQAEDDSDFGAGLDDEVRVEKKSVAKKTATEKKAEEKPAAKKSVDVADAPVSQANIQESDFSDDFDFGDDSESRDDSGSESAGESSSSSKSQSSEKGEKREGSSDGDGEEKPRRRRRRRRRRGGENSNSSNSSNSSNSSKGGGGRDSGGRGRRGGNSNSNSNQRGRGRTPAKFEKNAAPPQPIQTTGTIEGVLELHPKGYGFLRAATNDYGARESDPFVSSSFVEKHHLREGIKIVGEIGPGTRGQGPRLLDIETIDGGTIEEYESRSHFDHLTPINPFEQLKLEIGSSPVTMRVMDLLTPIGKGQRALLVAPPRSGKTMLLQDIAESVSKNHPEVHLIVLLIDERPEEVTEMRRMVNGEVIASSMDENVESHVRISQLIFERGKRLAEAGKDCLILMDSVTRTARAFNKWMTGGRESKIGTGGLDVRAMDIPRKMFGTARRFDEGGSLTVVATALVDTGSRMDEAIFQEFKGTGNMELVLSRDLADRRIWPAIDISKSGTRREEKILDPEILDGVTMLRRSLVSMNPVEAMEQLSKTLVKFDTNKEFLQKIRAVL, encoded by the coding sequence ATGCCTCCTAAAAGCACCTCGTCTTCCGAGACGCCGAGCAAGCCAAAACGTAAGACGACTCGCAAGAAAGCTGTCTCTTCTTCGGCAACAAAAACAAGCAAGCCTCGAAAAAAGGCTGCCAAGAAAAAGAAAGTTGTCCAGGCTGAAGATGATTCAGATTTCGGTGCCGGTCTCGATGATGAAGTCCGAGTCGAGAAAAAGTCTGTGGCAAAAAAAACAGCCACAGAAAAAAAGGCCGAGGAAAAACCAGCCGCGAAGAAATCTGTCGATGTGGCTGATGCTCCTGTGAGCCAGGCGAACATTCAGGAATCAGACTTCTCTGACGACTTCGACTTTGGTGACGACTCTGAAAGTCGTGATGATTCCGGAAGCGAATCTGCCGGAGAGAGCTCTTCCTCTTCCAAAAGCCAAAGCAGTGAAAAGGGCGAGAAGCGGGAAGGTTCATCCGACGGAGACGGAGAAGAAAAGCCTCGTCGCCGCCGTCGTCGTCGCCGTCGTCGCGGTGGTGAGAATTCAAACTCTTCCAATTCCTCCAACTCTTCGAATTCTTCCAAAGGTGGTGGAGGTCGAGACTCTGGCGGTCGTGGTCGACGTGGTGGAAACAGTAACAGCAATAGCAACCAGCGTGGACGAGGTCGAACCCCAGCGAAGTTCGAGAAGAACGCCGCTCCTCCTCAGCCAATTCAAACGACCGGGACCATCGAAGGTGTCCTCGAGTTGCACCCGAAGGGTTATGGGTTCCTAAGAGCTGCGACCAATGATTATGGTGCTCGGGAATCGGATCCGTTTGTTTCAAGTTCATTCGTCGAAAAACACCACCTCCGCGAAGGAATCAAGATTGTTGGTGAGATCGGACCAGGCACACGCGGTCAAGGTCCACGGCTTCTCGATATCGAAACGATCGACGGCGGAACGATTGAAGAGTACGAGTCACGTAGCCACTTTGATCATCTCACGCCGATCAATCCGTTTGAGCAACTCAAGCTCGAAATTGGCTCTTCTCCCGTCACTATGCGTGTGATGGATTTGTTGACACCGATTGGGAAAGGTCAGCGAGCACTTCTTGTTGCTCCTCCTCGTTCTGGTAAGACAATGCTGCTTCAGGATATTGCTGAGTCTGTCAGCAAGAATCATCCAGAGGTTCACTTGATTGTACTGCTGATCGATGAACGGCCGGAAGAAGTCACTGAAATGCGACGAATGGTCAACGGCGAAGTCATTGCATCATCGATGGATGAGAATGTGGAAAGCCATGTTCGCATTAGTCAGTTGATTTTCGAGCGGGGCAAACGCCTTGCCGAGGCTGGTAAGGATTGCTTGATCCTTATGGACAGTGTGACGCGAACTGCTCGTGCATTTAACAAATGGATGACTGGTGGTCGTGAATCAAAAATCGGAACCGGTGGTCTTGACGTTCGTGCAATGGACATCCCGAGAAAGATGTTCGGAACAGCACGCCGCTTCGATGAAGGGGGATCGTTAACCGTCGTTGCAACCGCACTGGTCGATACTGGTTCGCGAATGGACGAAGCCATTTTCCAAGAGTTCAAAGGGACTGGAAACATGGAACTCGTCTTGAGTCGAGATCTTGCTGATCGCCGAATCTGGCCAGCGATCGACATCTCGAAGTCTGGAACTCGTCGAGAAGAAAAAATTCTCGATCCCGAAATTCTCGACGGTGTGACAATGCTTCGCCGAAGTCTCGTTTCAATGAATCCTGTTGAAGCGATGGAGCAACTGAGTAAGACACTGGTCAAGTTTGACACGAACAAAGAATTCCTCCAGAAGATCCGAGCCGTTCTGTAG
- a CDS encoding TolC family protein has translation MSIGQIILRQTQTAVLGLRRRARQFLVAPVALATLLSSCKHHDAVVTDSSAYLQAATAIETPELDSPVNEQAHLAVRPVSLSTQVPAEFREISLQEAVQISLANSKIFRDLGGIVLQSPESTRSTMDTAILETDPRFGPQAALSAFDATFAASVFYEKNDRALNNEFFGGGTRILAQEAMVYQTQISKRTPFGSQFTLRNNIDYDDNNAPGNQFAGAWNFNVEAEYRQSLLRGAGIDFGRIAGTSRVPGVYNGVLIARANTDVSVADFEISVRDFIDDVEEAYWNLYFSYRDLDTKIAARDAALSTWKRVQALASQGRIGGEKDKEAEAREQYYRFQEEVENALTGRVRNGTSPSGRGLHLTERRLRYLIGLPSADGALLRPSEEPTRAEVVFDWDLSLEESLAKRTELRRQKWMIKRRELELVASRNFLLPELDVVALSRWRGFGEDFARYDDPDRFGSALGNFADGDFQETQIGVELAFPLGNRQAHAAVRNAEFLLARERALLTEQEQRVVLDLSNAYAEVDRAYHVLQTVYNRREASRERVRALEVAFEQDQAKLDLVLDAQRRLADSESHYYDTLVEYNNSIREMHRVKGTLLEYSGIHLSEGPWPLDAYADGNDKLNRRRNRKGKYLPGHRVISAGYQE, from the coding sequence ATGAGCATTGGCCAGATAATTCTTCGACAGACTCAGACGGCGGTCCTCGGGTTACGCCGCAGGGCTCGTCAATTTCTTGTCGCGCCTGTTGCCTTGGCAACGCTCTTGAGCAGTTGCAAGCATCATGATGCCGTCGTAACGGATTCATCAGCGTACCTGCAAGCCGCGACCGCCATTGAGACTCCAGAGCTTGACTCCCCGGTCAATGAGCAAGCTCACTTAGCTGTCCGTCCGGTTTCGTTGTCGACTCAAGTTCCTGCTGAGTTCCGTGAAATCAGCTTGCAGGAAGCGGTTCAAATCTCGCTTGCGAACTCAAAAATCTTTCGCGACTTAGGTGGAATTGTTCTCCAGTCACCAGAATCAACGCGCTCAACAATGGATACAGCCATTCTTGAGACGGACCCACGGTTTGGCCCCCAGGCTGCCTTGTCTGCTTTCGATGCGACTTTCGCTGCCAGTGTTTTTTACGAGAAGAATGATCGTGCGTTGAATAATGAGTTCTTCGGTGGCGGAACACGGATTCTGGCACAAGAGGCAATGGTCTATCAAACGCAAATTTCCAAACGGACTCCCTTTGGTAGTCAGTTCACGCTTCGAAATAATATTGATTACGACGACAACAATGCCCCAGGAAACCAGTTTGCTGGGGCGTGGAATTTTAACGTCGAAGCAGAGTACCGTCAGTCACTTTTGCGGGGAGCCGGGATTGACTTCGGTCGAATTGCTGGCACAAGTCGCGTTCCTGGAGTGTATAACGGTGTTTTAATCGCTCGGGCAAATACCGATGTCTCTGTCGCTGACTTTGAAATTTCAGTTCGTGATTTTATCGATGATGTCGAAGAGGCATATTGGAATCTTTACTTCTCGTATCGAGATTTGGATACAAAAATTGCTGCTCGCGATGCAGCGCTTTCGACATGGAAACGCGTCCAGGCACTTGCCTCACAAGGTCGAATCGGCGGAGAAAAAGACAAAGAGGCTGAGGCCCGCGAGCAGTATTATCGCTTCCAGGAAGAAGTCGAAAATGCACTCACTGGACGTGTTCGAAATGGGACCTCTCCTTCAGGGCGAGGCCTGCATTTGACTGAACGGCGTTTGCGATATCTGATCGGTTTGCCTTCGGCTGATGGAGCGTTGCTTCGGCCATCGGAAGAGCCGACTCGTGCAGAGGTTGTCTTCGATTGGGATCTAAGTTTAGAAGAATCGCTGGCGAAACGGACGGAGTTGCGTCGTCAGAAATGGATGATCAAGCGTCGTGAGTTAGAACTTGTAGCGAGTCGGAATTTTCTGTTACCCGAGCTGGATGTGGTGGCCCTTTCGCGATGGCGAGGGTTTGGCGAAGACTTTGCTCGATATGACGATCCAGACCGGTTCGGGAGTGCTCTCGGGAATTTTGCAGATGGCGATTTTCAGGAGACTCAAATTGGGGTTGAGCTTGCCTTTCCTTTAGGGAATCGTCAGGCCCATGCAGCCGTTCGAAATGCAGAGTTCTTGCTCGCTCGCGAACGTGCCTTGCTGACGGAGCAAGAACAGCGTGTCGTTCTTGACTTGAGTAACGCCTACGCAGAGGTTGACCGCGCGTATCATGTTTTGCAAACGGTTTACAATCGTCGAGAGGCATCTCGGGAACGTGTGCGGGCTTTGGAAGTGGCCTTCGAACAGGATCAGGCGAAGCTCGATCTGGTGCTTGATGCTCAGCGCCGCTTGGCGGACTCGGAGTCTCACTATTACGATACTCTGGTTGAGTACAACAATTCCATTCGTGAGATGCATCGCGTCAAAGGAACGCTTCTGGAATACTCCGGAATCCATCTTTCAGAAGGGCCTTGGCCTTTGGATGCCTATGCGGATGGGAATGATAAACTGAATCGTCGGCGGAATCGCAAGGGGAAATATTTGCCCGGGCATCGTGTCATCTCTGCGGGTTATCAAGAGTAG
- a CDS encoding DUF167 domain-containing protein, which produces MTLNIQTHENDALLLPIQALPGSRRNGIIGEHDGHLKVAVTQVPEKGKANKAIIKLLSKELQLSKSQLMIVSGETNSRKKLRITGISSEQLLERLKKFLNR; this is translated from the coding sequence ATGACTCTGAACATTCAGACACATGAAAACGACGCCCTACTTCTACCAATACAGGCTCTTCCTGGATCGCGAAGAAACGGAATTATTGGCGAGCATGATGGTCACTTAAAAGTTGCAGTGACGCAGGTTCCAGAAAAAGGAAAAGCAAACAAAGCGATCATCAAACTGCTATCAAAAGAATTACAGCTCAGCAAATCGCAATTGATGATCGTCTCCGGTGAAACCAACTCTAGAAAGAAATTACGCATCACAGGAATTTCGAGTGAGCAGCTGCTTGAGCGATTGAAAAAATTCCTCAACAGATAA
- a CDS encoding YggS family pyridoxal phosphate-dependent enzyme produces the protein MPSDPSLAHENRLRANLEHVQQRIQDAAHRVDRSPDAVSLVAVTKYTQLDLVQLFHKLSNSPLGENRPQQLIERANQLPQDVNWHLIGQLQRNKVKAVLPYASLIHSVDTTRLLNSINRHAQELELRPRILLQVNVSGEETKSGFTPSQLISNWEEICQFRNIDVRGLMTMAPNTPDEKIIRESFRGLSQLKDQLNNDSEEERLTELSMGMSQDFEIAIEEGATLIRLGSVLFTGCEPTS, from the coding sequence ATGCCTTCAGATCCCTCACTAGCTCACGAAAATCGCCTGCGAGCCAACTTAGAGCACGTTCAGCAACGCATCCAGGATGCCGCCCATCGAGTTGATCGCTCCCCCGACGCAGTCAGTCTTGTAGCTGTCACCAAATACACACAGCTCGACCTCGTCCAGCTCTTTCACAAACTGAGCAACTCTCCATTGGGCGAAAATCGACCACAACAACTCATCGAGCGCGCAAATCAGTTACCGCAAGACGTCAACTGGCACCTCATCGGGCAGCTCCAAAGAAATAAAGTGAAAGCGGTTCTTCCATACGCGAGCTTGATCCACTCGGTTGACACAACACGGTTACTGAATTCGATCAATCGACACGCTCAAGAACTCGAACTCCGCCCTCGCATACTCTTGCAAGTGAACGTCTCAGGCGAGGAGACAAAAAGCGGTTTCACGCCGAGCCAATTAATCTCGAACTGGGAAGAAATCTGCCAATTCCGGAATATTGACGTCCGGGGACTGATGACAATGGCTCCCAACACTCCCGACGAAAAGATCATACGAGAATCGTTTCGCGGGCTAAGTCAACTCAAAGATCAACTCAACAATGACTCAGAGGAAGAACGGCTCACAGAACTTTCAATGGGAATGAGTCAGGACTTCGAAATTGCCATCGAAGAAGGAGCCACGCTAATTCGGCTCGGCTCAGTTTTATTCACCGGGTGCGAGCCAACGTCATGA
- the rpsR gene encoding 30S ribosomal protein S18: MASMTKADIRKIRKKRARLKRKMTCRFCPDGQIPRPVYVDYKDTKTLKQLVDREGRILPRRRTGTSAIYQRAVRKAILRARFIGLLPYVSDE, from the coding sequence ATGGCGTCCATGACAAAAGCTGACATCCGCAAGATTCGCAAAAAGCGAGCACGCCTCAAGCGGAAAATGACATGTCGTTTCTGCCCCGATGGGCAGATTCCACGGCCTGTCTATGTCGATTACAAAGACACAAAAACTCTTAAACAGCTCGTCGATCGCGAAGGCCGAATCTTGCCTCGTCGACGAACTGGAACCTCAGCCATTTACCAAAGAGCTGTTCGCAAAGCAATTTTGCGAGCTCGCTTCATCGGCTTGCTACCATACGTCTCTGACGAATAG
- the rpsJ gene encoding 30S ribosomal protein S10, producing MAANERIRIRMEAFDHSVLDQSASDIVDTAKRTGAIVHGPIPLPTRIERYTVLRSPHVNKKSREQFEIRTHKRVIDIVQPTGKTIDALNKLSLPAGVDIKIKASS from the coding sequence GTGGCTGCGAACGAACGTATCCGGATCCGGATGGAAGCATTTGATCATTCTGTCCTTGATCAGTCGGCGTCAGACATTGTCGACACGGCAAAACGGACTGGTGCGATTGTTCATGGTCCAATTCCTTTGCCTACACGGATTGAGCGGTACACTGTGCTGCGAAGTCCGCACGTGAATAAGAAGTCTCGTGAGCAGTTCGAGATTCGGACTCATAAACGAGTGATTGATATTGTTCAGCCAACTGGGAAGACGATTGACGCTTTGAATAAGCTCTCGTTGCCTGCTGGTGTGGATATTAAGATTAAGGCATCTTCGTAG
- the rplC gene encoding 50S ribosomal protein L3 — MPLGLLGKKVGMTQVYDDNGVAVPVTVIEAGPCVVLQLKTVERDGYEGVQLGYDDKLSDKDKDREESQRKRSRANRAERGHVAQLKSKRQQRLSEAGVESSPKAGCEPKRLVREFRIDGEGREYEVGQELTVAVLDDVQKVDVTATSKGRGTAGVMKRHNFQGQRATHGVKKVHRKAGGIGAATDPARVWKGKRMAGQYGNKRATIRSLKVVRVDVENNVLLVKGAIPGPNGGYVSIRAAK, encoded by the coding sequence ATGCCTTTGGGGCTCCTGGGTAAAAAAGTTGGAATGACTCAAGTGTACGACGACAATGGTGTCGCTGTGCCTGTTACGGTCATTGAAGCTGGCCCCTGTGTTGTTCTGCAGTTGAAGACTGTTGAGCGAGATGGTTATGAAGGTGTTCAGCTTGGCTATGATGACAAGTTGAGTGATAAGGATAAGGATCGCGAAGAGAGTCAGCGAAAGCGTTCTCGTGCTAATCGCGCAGAGCGTGGGCATGTTGCTCAATTGAAGAGTAAGCGGCAGCAACGTTTGTCTGAGGCTGGTGTTGAGTCTTCTCCGAAGGCTGGTTGTGAGCCGAAGAGACTTGTTCGTGAATTTCGGATTGATGGCGAAGGTCGTGAATACGAAGTTGGTCAGGAATTGACCGTCGCTGTTCTTGATGATGTGCAGAAGGTTGACGTTACCGCAACGAGTAAGGGGCGGGGAACGGCCGGTGTGATGAAGCGGCACAACTTTCAGGGTCAGCGGGCAACTCACGGTGTGAAGAAAGTTCACCGTAAAGCTGGGGGTATCGGTGCAGCGACCGACCCTGCTCGCGTCTGGAAGGGGAAACGGATGGCTGGCCAGTATGGAAACAAGCGGGCAACAATTCGGAGCCTTAAAGTGGTCCGTGTTGATGTCGAAAATAATGTGTTGCTCGTGAAGGGTGCCATTCCGGGGCCGAACGGTGGGTATGTCAGTATTCGAGCAGCAAAGTAG